Proteins encoded together in one Gemmatimonadota bacterium DH-78 window:
- a CDS encoding PD-(D/E)XK nuclease family protein: MQPALDRPLSDHAPELLQALAREASAHPLVRKLVVAPAAGAGRELMRSLARLRGGWTGFDVTTVRPLAVVCATEWIAAEGVRVLDGFEEGARLDEALDEALHEPRHREAFGELGEGVGFRRAARDALKALRLNGVRPDAVSAGRFENPVKQSFLASALRHYEDRLRADRAADVAGVLERAAGALDRGARLPAGRILLLPGLGLRGRAGRFVRALEARGAVALTTDPVIGLDPPAGMLWTPGPVRSELSRLYAAPAPPAERNAPAEPPAPTSAPAPTPTPAPDPAPPSDDLGGLPLFDLAPSAPTTRAAGTPAAIDPPAAPFRPTRPATPDLHLFRAAGVHEELREVLRRVVAGGHRWEEVEIATPDAGVYGPTLHTLCSRLGVETTFAVGLPVSRTRPGRAVAAWFRWIAEDGPSPILRRLLQSADLVTPGRRPADSPWLARTLRGLRVGWGRHRYRPLIAAALDRARASDPAASRHLSPEAAAERRSRTIRDLESLDRLLRAILDSAPDPTRDSSPGAVASGLAAFLRLVSAESEVDRSALERLLRTLGRIEATLRRSTRFSTAIATVREHLEIRVPAPRAEGRAPWLSDGGAVHLSDLEHAGLSGRPLLFVVGMDSGRFPGGDRQDPFLLDRERASLHPDLPLTEHRVAEAEFRFASLLARARGTVTVSYPSWDAAEARTLQPSAVVLSLFRLAQGDSTLGYGDLARHLDAPASRVPHGATALDADDVWLDAIALEGRFLDGRSALRSRYVALDRGLDAVEAPLRAEAGPRVGIVGTDGVEVARIDPRSDRGPVLSASGLEQLGTCPLRYFYSRVLRIRPPDDPEFDLERWLTPADRGVLLHDVYQDAVDAARESALDFASDDFRRAALECLARRVRRMKAELPPPGDAVFRAEVSQLEADVRSFCAHLAAGPLTPDQVVATELELGRDEPARLPLPDGSALRVRGRIDRVDDLGDGRRVVDYKTGSAWGHGPKDGVYRGGRRLQHVVYARTVEAQSPDQPPVTSAGYHFLTVRGQNQTFDYPDERLRDGLDLVATLVDLPAAGRFPATDDPDDCRYCDYASVCRHGAVEDDDGRPSTPRVEWTRARMAEGDPAVAELSAARRSDA, from the coding sequence GTGCAGCCAGCCCTCGACCGCCCCCTCTCCGACCACGCCCCCGAACTGCTCCAGGCCCTCGCCCGCGAGGCCTCCGCCCACCCGCTCGTTCGCAAGCTGGTGGTGGCTCCCGCGGCGGGCGCCGGCCGTGAGCTCATGCGCTCGCTGGCGCGGCTGCGGGGGGGGTGGACGGGGTTCGACGTCACCACCGTGCGGCCGCTGGCCGTGGTGTGCGCCACCGAGTGGATCGCGGCCGAAGGGGTGCGGGTGCTCGACGGCTTCGAAGAGGGGGCCCGCCTCGACGAGGCGCTCGACGAGGCCCTCCACGAACCCCGGCACCGCGAGGCGTTCGGCGAACTCGGCGAGGGCGTGGGCTTTCGGCGCGCCGCGCGCGATGCGCTCAAGGCGCTGCGCCTCAACGGGGTGCGACCCGATGCCGTCTCCGCGGGGCGCTTCGAGAACCCGGTCAAGCAGTCGTTCCTCGCGAGCGCGCTGCGCCACTACGAAGATCGACTCCGCGCGGACCGGGCCGCCGACGTGGCGGGGGTGCTCGAGCGGGCGGCGGGCGCCCTCGACCGGGGGGCCCGGCTGCCCGCCGGGCGCATCCTCCTCCTGCCGGGCCTCGGGCTGCGCGGCCGGGCCGGCCGCTTCGTACGCGCGCTCGAGGCCCGCGGCGCCGTCGCACTGACCACCGATCCGGTGATCGGCCTCGACCCGCCGGCCGGCATGCTCTGGACCCCGGGGCCCGTGCGCTCCGAACTGAGTCGACTGTACGCCGCCCCCGCGCCGCCCGCCGAGCGCAACGCCCCCGCCGAACCGCCGGCTCCGACTTCGGCTCCGGCTCCGACTCCGACTCCGGCCCCCGACCCCGCCCCGCCCTCCGACGACCTCGGCGGGCTCCCGCTCTTCGATCTGGCGCCGTCAGCGCCCACGACCCGAGCAGCGGGGACCCCGGCCGCGATCGATCCGCCCGCGGCCCCGTTTCGGCCCACCCGCCCCGCCACCCCCGACCTCCACCTCTTCCGGGCGGCGGGGGTGCACGAGGAGCTGCGCGAAGTGCTGCGGCGGGTGGTCGCCGGAGGGCACCGCTGGGAAGAGGTGGAGATCGCCACCCCCGACGCGGGCGTGTACGGCCCCACCCTGCACACCCTGTGCTCTCGGCTCGGGGTCGAGACCACCTTCGCGGTGGGCCTGCCCGTGTCGCGCACGCGTCCCGGGCGGGCGGTGGCCGCGTGGTTCCGGTGGATCGCCGAAGACGGCCCGTCTCCGATTCTGCGGCGGCTCCTGCAGTCGGCCGACCTGGTGACGCCGGGGCGCCGGCCCGCCGACTCCCCCTGGCTCGCCCGAACCCTGCGCGGACTGCGGGTGGGATGGGGCCGCCACCGGTACCGGCCGCTGATCGCCGCCGCCCTCGACCGCGCCCGCGCCTCCGACCCCGCCGCGTCGCGCCACCTCTCGCCCGAGGCCGCCGCGGAGCGCCGCAGCCGCACGATCCGCGATCTGGAGTCGCTCGACCGCCTCCTGCGCGCGATCCTCGACTCCGCCCCCGACCCCACCCGCGACAGCTCCCCGGGCGCCGTGGCCTCGGGGCTCGCCGCCTTTCTGCGGCTGGTCTCGGCCGAGAGCGAGGTCGACCGCAGCGCCCTCGAGCGACTGCTGCGCACCCTCGGGCGCATCGAGGCCACCCTGCGCCGCTCCACCCGCTTCTCCACCGCCATCGCCACCGTGCGCGAGCACCTCGAGATCCGGGTGCCTGCGCCCCGAGCCGAGGGCCGCGCGCCCTGGCTGTCGGACGGCGGCGCGGTGCATCTGTCCGACCTCGAGCACGCCGGCCTGTCCGGCCGGCCCCTGCTCTTCGTGGTGGGCATGGACTCGGGCCGCTTCCCCGGCGGCGACCGCCAGGACCCCTTCCTGCTCGACCGCGAGCGGGCGAGCCTGCACCCCGATCTTCCGCTCACCGAGCACCGCGTGGCCGAGGCGGAGTTTCGGTTCGCCTCGCTCCTGGCCCGGGCGCGGGGGACGGTCACCGTCAGCTACCCCTCGTGGGACGCCGCCGAGGCCCGCACCCTCCAGCCCTCGGCGGTGGTGCTGAGCCTCTTCCGGCTCGCGCAGGGCGACTCGACGCTCGGCTACGGCGACCTCGCGCGGCACCTCGACGCCCCCGCCTCGCGAGTTCCGCACGGCGCGACGGCACTCGACGCCGACGATGTCTGGCTCGACGCGATCGCGCTGGAGGGCCGATTTCTCGACGGGCGGTCGGCGCTCCGGAGTCGATACGTGGCGCTCGATCGCGGACTCGACGCCGTGGAGGCTCCGCTTCGCGCCGAGGCCGGACCCCGGGTCGGCATCGTCGGAACCGACGGGGTCGAGGTGGCGCGCATCGACCCCCGCAGCGACCGGGGCCCGGTGCTGTCGGCGTCGGGGCTGGAGCAGCTGGGCACCTGTCCGCTGCGCTACTTCTACTCGCGCGTGCTCCGCATTCGTCCGCCCGACGATCCGGAGTTCGACCTCGAGCGGTGGCTCACCCCGGCCGACCGAGGGGTGCTGCTCCACGACGTGTATCAGGACGCCGTCGACGCGGCCCGCGAGAGCGCCCTCGACTTCGCCTCCGACGATTTCCGCCGCGCCGCCCTCGAGTGCCTCGCCCGCCGCGTGCGGCGCATGAAGGCCGAGCTCCCGCCCCCGGGCGACGCCGTCTTCCGCGCCGAGGTGTCGCAGCTCGAGGCCGACGTCCGCTCCTTCTGCGCGCACCTCGCCGCCGGGCCGCTCACCCCCGACCAGGTGGTGGCCACCGAGCTCGAGCTCGGTCGCGACGAGCCGGCGCGGCTCCCGCTTCCCGACGGCAGTGCGCTGCGGGTGCGCGGGCGCATCGACCGGGTGGACGACCTGGGCGACGGCCGCCGCGTGGTCGACTACAAGACGGGCAGCGCCTGGGGCCACGGGCCGAAAGACGGCGTGTATCGCGGGGGCCGCCGCCTCCAGCACGTGGTCTACGCCCGCACCGTCGAGGCCCAGTCGCCCGACCAGCCGCCGGTCACCTCGGCCGGCTACCACTTCCTGACCGTGCGCGGCCAGAACCAGACCTTCGACTACCCCGACGAGCGACTGCGCGACGGCCTCGACCTGGTCGCCACCCTGGTCGATCTGCCCGCCGCCGGCCGCTTTCCCGCCACCGACGACCCCGACGACTGCCGGTACTGCGACTACGCGTCGGTGTGTCGCCACGGAGCGGTGGAAGACGACGACGGACGTCCCTCGACGCCGCGGGTGGAGTGGACGCGCGCCCGCATGGCCGAAGGCGACCCCGCGGTGGCCGAGCTCTCCGCCGCCCGCCGGAGCGACGCATGA
- a CDS encoding ATP-grasp domain-containing protein, which translates to MTPLREARRARRVLVLDGEQRSALAVVRSLGRAGYRVSTGAADPGAIAAASRYSEATVLLPSPLESPEAFRDAVASEVRATGYDVVMPVTESAALALLGDPVLDPLLPMPSRESFEAANDKIELMQRAAGLGIDVPRFVTLRDADDGAAEIWDSFPAVVKPGRSVVGTGAQRTRTTVRFVADRDELRAALADLHPDAFPVMVQERLVGPGVGVFLLMHDGERVAAFAHRRLREKPPEGGVSVYRESVRPPEALVERAVRLLHSFHWMGVAMVEFKHDEASERYGLMEINGRFWGSLQLAIDAGVDFPRLLVDRVLGIDRAVSTDYRLGIRTRWEWGDVDHLLIRLRRGGARGGLLSWFRPWWPGDRFEVFRLGDPGPFWAESRAWFRALRGGDR; encoded by the coding sequence GTGACGCCTCTGCGTGAGGCCCGACGCGCTCGTCGGGTCCTCGTGCTCGACGGCGAACAGCGCTCGGCCCTGGCCGTCGTGCGCTCGCTGGGGCGCGCGGGCTATCGCGTGTCGACCGGCGCGGCCGACCCGGGAGCGATCGCCGCCGCCTCTCGCTACAGCGAGGCGACCGTGCTGCTGCCGTCGCCCCTGGAGTCCCCGGAAGCCTTTCGCGACGCCGTGGCCTCGGAAGTGCGCGCCACGGGCTACGACGTGGTGATGCCCGTGACGGAGTCGGCTGCGCTGGCCCTGCTCGGGGATCCCGTGCTCGACCCCCTCCTGCCGATGCCCTCGCGGGAGTCGTTCGAGGCGGCGAACGACAAGATCGAACTCATGCAGCGGGCGGCGGGCCTCGGCATCGACGTGCCCCGCTTCGTCACCCTGCGCGACGCCGACGACGGCGCGGCCGAGATCTGGGACTCCTTTCCCGCCGTGGTCAAGCCCGGTCGCTCGGTGGTCGGCACCGGCGCGCAGCGCACCCGCACCACCGTCCGTTTCGTCGCCGACCGCGACGAGCTTCGCGCGGCCCTCGCCGACCTCCACCCCGATGCCTTCCCCGTCATGGTCCAGGAACGGCTCGTGGGACCGGGCGTGGGTGTATTCCTGCTCATGCACGACGGGGAGCGGGTCGCGGCCTTCGCCCACCGCCGGCTACGGGAGAAGCCTCCCGAGGGCGGGGTGAGCGTGTACCGCGAGAGTGTGCGGCCTCCGGAGGCCCTCGTCGAGCGCGCGGTACGACTCCTGCATTCGTTCCACTGGATGGGTGTGGCGATGGTGGAGTTCAAGCACGACGAGGCATCGGAGCGCTACGGTCTGATGGAGATCAATGGACGGTTCTGGGGGTCGCTGCAGCTGGCGATCGACGCAGGCGTGGACTTCCCCCGCCTGCTCGTCGATCGCGTGCTCGGCATCGACCGAGCGGTGAGCACCGACTACCGGCTCGGGATTCGCACCCGCTGGGAGTGGGGCGATGTGGATCACCTGCTGATCCGACTGCGCCGCGGCGGGGCACGCGGGGGACTGCTGAGCTGGTTCCGACCCTGGTGGCCGGGGGATCGATTCGAGGTGTTCCGGCTCGGCGATCCCGGCCCCTTCTGGGCGGAGTCGCGCGCCTGGTTCCGCGCGCTGCGGGGAGGCGATCGGTGA
- a CDS encoding low molecular weight phosphatase family protein yields MVQRLRSFARRMINRVEALLHPGRRRAALARAQARSDRSVVFICYGNICRSPFAELWMRRHDPEGAARYLSAGFRPGGRSSPDTAIAVSADRFDLDLRPHVSRGLDEVPEGDHLWVVMERVHRQGLMAEGVPADDIVYLGDLDPGPVERRAIIDPYGRDPEVFEAIYDRIVRCLRELPGDASA; encoded by the coding sequence ATGGTTCAGCGGCTGCGCTCCTTCGCCCGACGCATGATCAATCGGGTCGAAGCGCTTCTTCATCCCGGCCGGCGCCGGGCCGCCCTCGCTCGCGCGCAGGCCCGGTCCGACCGCTCCGTGGTGTTCATCTGCTACGGGAACATCTGTCGCAGCCCCTTCGCGGAGCTGTGGATGCGTCGCCACGACCCCGAGGGTGCCGCCCGGTACCTCTCGGCGGGTTTCCGTCCGGGCGGCCGGTCGTCGCCCGACACGGCGATCGCGGTCTCGGCCGACCGGTTCGATCTCGACCTGCGGCCCCACGTGAGCCGCGGCCTCGACGAGGTGCCGGAGGGCGATCACCTCTGGGTGGTGATGGAGCGGGTGCACCGTCAGGGGCTGATGGCCGAGGGCGTGCCGGCCGACGACATCGTCTACCTCGGCGACCTCGACCCGGGGCCGGTCGAGCGGCGGGCCATCATCGACCCGTACGGTCGCGACCCCGAGGTGTTCGAGGCCATCTACGACCGCATCGTGCGCTGTCTGCGGGAGCTGCCCGGTGACGCCTCTGCGTGA
- a CDS encoding UvrD-helicase domain-containing protein produces the protein MNAPRRPPPDQADRLLIRTALDDNLLVEAGAGSGKTTALVDRMLRLIAGGHATVGEIAAVTFTRKAAGELRQRFQERLESALAAGRLDPDAPPFGADITARLQEALRGIDRAFMGTIHAFCARLLRERPLDARLDPGFRELTAPEERILARRFWDDFLERLTAADDPRLAALDAVGLRPYQLHDPFRRLSEAADVEFPLGDVSPPSDELLARVRRRIESILDDARPGLPEERPDRECWIQKKVRTLLYLRAVLDWDRPADLMVAVRDLCSSQRARRTLKHWTFSPERVKDLEARINELIEVTDDRPHPPARALLDRWQAHCYGPAMALIQDAARGFAEHRRSTGQLTFHDLLLLATDLLRRSPGARRGLGLRWRRLLVDEFQDTDPLQAELLFLLASEPSEEAESGAPLPWTRLEPRPGALFVVGDPKQSIYRFRRADIALYGRVRARFAEFGRVVRLEANFRSTAPIERLVAGVFDPAQGGLFPAEGTDRQAGYAPLLTQPWAIPAPAEGVFRYEIPEAAARSGAKLAAWESESLAEWIAERVAAGERTPDDFLILTRTRRHLAAYARALEARNLPVLVSGSGVGIESELSELRILLRSLVDPGDPLLVLATLEGLFFGLDPRQLLLHGEAGGTLDYRATRQPPGPVADALSTLRGWWETARDRPADEVVDAIVASIGLLPWAASGELGGLRAGALSFTLDLIRSATVADDASLASALDALALVLDDDDTEVEAPLEPGRGGAVRVMNLHKSKGLEAPVVILACPTGDVPTGRSLVIDRDDDGASIGWCAVEEVKGTWPKQSITTLAAADGWVERREREIEFEVAEHDRLLYVAVTRAAEELVVGTKPRGTKRRGPWEPLEPWLEREAERLTLPTRPAPDRVALQLAPSTLQAREVEATERRETAGVAGARFDTVTGIVKADEPAPTPDLFAGLDDGPGDPTASGEGADALGWTESLADGTGPGGLGWGNAVHATLEAALAGLDEAVLTQVARTALLENDRPVEDGEPVELEPLLVLVERIRGSTLWQRALAAELRLTEQPFAIEHDDGHWIEGVIDLAFREPEGWVIVDYKTAADDRAYALRLPYYRRQVELYAEAWRRLTGEPVVDTLIWRVG, from the coding sequence ATGAACGCGCCCCGCCGCCCGCCGCCCGATCAGGCCGACCGCCTGCTCATCCGGACCGCCCTCGACGACAACCTGCTCGTTGAGGCGGGCGCCGGGTCGGGCAAGACGACCGCGCTCGTCGACCGCATGCTGCGACTGATCGCCGGCGGACACGCCACCGTGGGCGAGATCGCCGCGGTCACCTTCACCCGCAAGGCCGCGGGCGAGCTGCGCCAGCGCTTTCAGGAGCGCCTGGAGAGCGCCCTGGCCGCGGGGCGCCTCGATCCGGACGCCCCGCCCTTCGGCGCCGACATCACGGCGCGCCTGCAGGAGGCGCTGCGGGGCATCGACCGCGCCTTCATGGGCACGATCCACGCCTTCTGCGCCCGCCTGCTGCGCGAGCGCCCCCTCGACGCCCGCCTCGACCCGGGCTTTCGCGAGCTCACGGCTCCCGAGGAGCGGATTCTCGCGCGGCGCTTCTGGGACGACTTCCTCGAACGACTCACCGCGGCGGACGATCCCCGCCTCGCCGCACTCGACGCCGTCGGTCTGCGTCCCTACCAGCTGCACGACCCCTTCCGCCGGCTGTCGGAGGCCGCCGACGTGGAGTTTCCGCTCGGCGACGTCTCGCCCCCCTCCGACGAGCTGCTCGCGAGGGTGCGTCGCCGCATCGAGTCGATCCTCGACGACGCGCGGCCCGGGCTGCCCGAGGAGCGTCCCGATCGCGAATGCTGGATCCAGAAGAAGGTGCGCACCCTGCTCTACCTGCGCGCCGTGCTCGACTGGGATCGACCGGCGGATCTCATGGTCGCGGTGCGCGACCTGTGCAGCTCGCAGCGCGCGCGCCGCACCCTCAAGCACTGGACCTTCTCGCCCGAGCGGGTGAAGGACCTCGAGGCTCGGATCAACGAGCTGATCGAGGTGACCGACGACCGTCCGCACCCCCCGGCGCGGGCCCTGCTCGACCGCTGGCAGGCCCACTGCTACGGCCCCGCGATGGCGCTGATCCAGGACGCCGCCCGCGGCTTCGCCGAGCACCGCCGCAGCACCGGGCAGCTCACCTTTCACGATCTGCTCCTGCTCGCCACCGATCTGCTGCGACGGTCCCCCGGCGCTCGTCGGGGACTGGGACTCCGGTGGCGCCGACTTCTGGTGGACGAGTTTCAGGACACCGATCCGCTCCAGGCCGAACTCCTCTTCCTGCTCGCCTCCGAGCCGAGCGAGGAGGCGGAGTCGGGGGCGCCGCTGCCCTGGACCCGTCTCGAGCCGCGACCCGGAGCGCTCTTCGTGGTGGGCGACCCCAAGCAGAGCATCTACCGGTTCCGGCGCGCGGACATCGCCCTCTACGGACGGGTGCGCGCGCGTTTCGCCGAGTTCGGGCGGGTGGTGCGGCTCGAGGCCAACTTCCGCTCGACGGCGCCGATCGAGCGCCTGGTGGCCGGGGTGTTCGACCCCGCGCAGGGCGGTCTCTTCCCCGCCGAGGGCACCGACCGCCAGGCGGGCTACGCCCCGTTGCTCACCCAGCCGTGGGCGATCCCCGCGCCGGCCGAGGGGGTGTTTCGCTACGAGATCCCGGAGGCGGCCGCGCGCAGTGGGGCGAAGCTGGCCGCCTGGGAGTCGGAGTCGCTGGCCGAGTGGATCGCGGAGCGGGTGGCCGCCGGAGAGCGCACGCCCGACGACTTCCTGATCCTCACCCGCACGCGGCGCCATCTGGCCGCGTACGCCCGCGCCCTCGAGGCCCGCAATCTGCCTGTGCTGGTGTCGGGGTCGGGCGTGGGCATCGAGAGCGAGTTGAGCGAGCTGCGAATTCTACTGCGATCGCTGGTGGACCCGGGCGATCCACTGCTCGTACTCGCCACGCTCGAAGGACTCTTCTTCGGACTCGACCCCCGGCAGCTGCTGCTGCACGGCGAGGCCGGAGGCACCCTCGACTACCGCGCCACCCGCCAGCCGCCGGGACCCGTGGCCGACGCGCTCTCCACCCTGCGCGGCTGGTGGGAGACGGCGCGCGACCGGCCTGCCGACGAGGTGGTGGACGCCATCGTCGCCTCCATCGGCCTGCTGCCCTGGGCGGCGTCGGGCGAACTCGGGGGACTCCGGGCCGGCGCCCTCTCCTTCACCCTCGACCTCATCCGATCGGCGACGGTGGCCGACGACGCGTCGCTGGCGAGCGCCCTCGACGCCCTCGCGCTCGTGCTCGACGACGACGACACCGAGGTGGAGGCCCCGCTCGAGCCGGGCCGGGGGGGCGCGGTGCGGGTCATGAATCTGCACAAGTCGAAGGGGCTCGAGGCACCGGTGGTGATCCTCGCCTGTCCGACGGGCGACGTGCCGACCGGTCGCTCGCTCGTGATCGACCGCGACGACGACGGCGCGTCGATCGGCTGGTGCGCGGTGGAGGAGGTGAAGGGCACCTGGCCGAAGCAGTCCATCACCACCCTGGCGGCGGCCGACGGGTGGGTCGAGCGGCGGGAACGGGAGATCGAGTTCGAGGTGGCCGAACACGACCGCCTGCTCTACGTGGCCGTCACCCGGGCGGCCGAGGAGCTGGTGGTGGGCACGAAGCCGCGGGGCACGAAGCGGCGGGGTCCCTGGGAGCCTCTCGAGCCCTGGCTCGAGCGCGAGGCCGAGCGGCTCACCCTTCCGACCCGCCCCGCGCCCGACCGGGTGGCGCTTCAGCTCGCGCCCTCGACGCTGCAGGCCCGCGAGGTCGAGGCGACGGAGCGGCGTGAGACGGCCGGCGTCGCGGGGGCTCGCTTCGACACCGTCACCGGCATCGTGAAGGCCGACGAGCCGGCGCCGACCCCGGATCTCTTCGCGGGACTCGACGACGGCCCCGGCGACCCGACCGCCTCGGGCGAGGGTGCGGACGCACTCGGGTGGACCGAGAGCCTCGCCGACGGCACCGGACCGGGCGGGCTCGGGTGGGGCAATGCGGTTCACGCCACCCTCGAAGCGGCACTCGCGGGTCTCGACGAGGCGGTCCTGACCCAGGTGGCGCGCACGGCGCTGCTCGAGAACGATCGCCCGGTGGAGGACGGCGAACCGGTGGAGCTCGAGCCGCTGCTCGTGCTCGTGGAACGGATCCGGGGATCGACGCTCTGGCAGCGCGCGCTCGCCGCCGAGCTCCGGCTCACCGAGCAGCCCTTCGCCATCGAGCACGACGACGGCCACTGGATCGAGGGGGTGATCGACCTCGCCTTCCGCGAGCCCGAGGGCTGGGTGATCGTCGACTACAAGACCGCCGCCGACGACCGCGCCTACGCGTTGCGGCTGCCCTACTACCGCCGGCAGGTGGAGCTCTACGCCGAAGCCTGGCGGCGGCTCACCGGCGAGCCGGTGGTCGACACCCTCATCTGGCGGGTGGGCTGA
- a CDS encoding carboxypeptidase regulatory-like domain-containing protein, protein MRSPRRLPLLLPLLALAACDAATEPSTAAATGRIEGQVRVEGAPLTDAELTLQSDAGAASRSIRSDASGSFRVEGLEPGAWTVRVAAPSGVPATFTPDQRTVTLAGEALRATADHEGTWRRDAGLDVLVQASDEPVADAGVEIEGPTEGWGATVAEARTGVDGRAAFSGLVPGTYTVRLTDVDAEALAFEAPSSQATPQPGDRSAIVFRGVRLVIVPAAPAGFSATALGPDRVELAWTPPADAERIEVERRSGASASPGANGAVARSSSADGWQSLATLDGTATGWLDESAPAGSTSSYRVLACNDDGCSETAAETQVTTPPAPPAAPTNLHASADGVDAITLIWVDRAANETVIEVERAPAGGEFASPAVATLAPNTATWTDRDVAPATHYRYRVRACGEGGCSDWSSDVGATTEGEPGDDPGAEDPGGDGGAGDPPPPPPPPPSGNPAELGPGASLNGWRPFPADNPWNTDISALPVDANSAALISACGDRNLHPDFGTVWNGAPIGIPYVVVDGSQPKVPVSFYYDSESDPGPYPVPADAPIEGGPGAGGDRHVIVIDRDAEMLYEMFDAHPENGGASWSGGSGAVFDLGSNALRPAGWTSADAAGLPIFPGLVRYDEAVEQGVIAHALRFTCPRTRRAYVHPARHWASSDTDPNLPPMGMRVRLKGSFDVSGFPSEVQVILRALQTYGMFLADNGSGWYISGAPDSRWDDSRLGSLKSIPSSAFEVVEMGAVITP, encoded by the coding sequence ATGCGCTCACCTCGCCGCCTCCCTCTGCTTCTGCCCCTGCTGGCTCTCGCCGCGTGCGATGCCGCCACCGAGCCCTCCACCGCCGCCGCCACCGGTCGCATCGAGGGTCAGGTGCGGGTGGAGGGGGCTCCGCTCACCGACGCGGAGCTGACCCTGCAGTCCGACGCCGGGGCGGCATCGCGTTCGATCCGCTCCGACGCCTCGGGCAGCTTCCGCGTCGAGGGGCTCGAGCCCGGAGCCTGGACGGTGCGTGTGGCCGCCCCGAGCGGGGTGCCCGCCACCTTCACCCCCGACCAGCGCACCGTCACCCTCGCCGGTGAGGCCCTGCGGGCCACCGCCGACCACGAGGGCACCTGGCGGCGGGATGCGGGGCTCGACGTGCTCGTACAGGCTTCCGACGAGCCGGTGGCGGACGCCGGCGTGGAGATCGAGGGCCCGACCGAGGGGTGGGGAGCCACGGTCGCGGAGGCGCGGACCGGGGTCGACGGCAGGGCCGCCTTCTCGGGACTCGTTCCGGGCACCTACACGGTGCGCCTGACCGACGTCGACGCCGAGGCGCTGGCCTTCGAGGCCCCCTCCAGCCAGGCCACCCCGCAGCCGGGCGACCGGTCGGCGATCGTCTTTCGGGGGGTGCGGCTGGTGATCGTGCCCGCCGCACCCGCCGGCTTCTCGGCCACCGCCCTCGGGCCGGACCGTGTGGAGCTGGCGTGGACGCCCCCGGCCGACGCCGAACGGATCGAAGTGGAGCGCCGCAGCGGGGCCTCGGCCTCGCCGGGCGCGAACGGCGCGGTCGCCCGGTCGTCGAGTGCCGACGGCTGGCAGTCGCTCGCCACCCTCGACGGCACCGCCACCGGTTGGCTCGACGAGTCGGCCCCCGCCGGCTCCACATCGAGCTACCGGGTGCTCGCCTGCAACGACGACGGCTGCTCGGAGACGGCGGCCGAGACCCAGGTGACCACCCCGCCCGCGCCGCCCGCCGCGCCGACCAACCTCCACGCCTCTGCCGACGGGGTCGACGCGATCACCCTGATCTGGGTGGACCGGGCCGCGAACGAAACGGTGATCGAGGTCGAGCGCGCTCCCGCCGGGGGCGAGTTCGCATCGCCGGCGGTGGCGACCCTCGCGCCGAACACGGCCACCTGGACCGACCGCGACGTGGCGCCGGCCACCCACTACCGGTATCGCGTGCGGGCCTGCGGCGAGGGCGGCTGCTCCGACTGGTCGTCGGATGTGGGCGCCACCACCGAGGGCGAGCCCGGAGACGATCCCGGGGCCGAAGACCCGGGCGGCGACGGCGGCGCGGGCGACCCGCCGCCCCCGCCCCCGCCCCCGCCGAGCGGCAACCCGGCGGAGCTCGGACCCGGAGCGTCGCTCAACGGGTGGCGGCCCTTTCCCGCCGACAATCCCTGGAACACCGACATCTCCGCGCTGCCGGTCGACGCCAACTCGGCCGCGCTGATCTCGGCCTGCGGCGACCGCAACCTCCATCCCGACTTCGGCACCGTGTGGAACGGCGCGCCGATCGGGATTCCCTACGTGGTGGTGGACGGAAGCCAGCCGAAGGTGCCGGTGTCGTTCTACTACGACTCCGAGAGCGATCCGGGCCCCTACCCCGTGCCGGCCGACGCCCCGATCGAGGGCGGTCCGGGAGCGGGAGGCGACCGGCATGTGATCGTGATCGACCGCGACGCCGAGATGCTGTACGAGATGTTCGACGCCCACCCCGAGAACGGCGGTGCGTCGTGGTCGGGCGGCTCGGGCGCCGTCTTCGACCTCGGCAGCAATGCGCTTCGCCCGGCCGGTTGGACGTCGGCCGATGCGGCGGGCCTTCCGATCTTTCCCGGCCTCGTGCGCTACGACGAAGCGGTGGAGCAGGGCGTGATCGCGCACGCGCTGCGCTTCACTTGTCCACGCACGCGCCGAGCCTATGTACATCCGGCCCGCCACTGGGCCAGCAGCGATACCGATCCGAACCTGCCGCCGATGGGCATGCGGGTTCGGTTGAAGGGATCATTCGACGTCTCGGGCTTTCCATCGGAAGTGCAGGTGATCCTGCGCGCCCTGCAGACGTACGGAATGTTCCTGGCCGACAACGGCTCGGGATGGTACATCAGTGGAGCACCGGATTCCCGGTGGGACGATTCGCGACTCGGTTCGCTGAAGTCCATCCCGAGCAGTGCCTTCGAAGTGGTGGAGATGGGGGCGGTGATCACGCCGTAG